From Paenibacillus sp. FSL H8-0537:
GAGCATCAGCTTGTTTTGGTTATCGACCGAATGTTTACGGAGTTTGCAGAGAAGGTTGTATCACAGGAAGCTATAAAAGCGGCCACTATCCAATGTGTCCACAGTGTGCTGAATACGGTCAGAAGTATGGAAGGAGATGAAAAACGGCTGGCAAGTCTTGTGCCGATCATGAACTGGCAGGATCATAACATCACATTTAGCGAGCTCCGGGCATTATTTGAAACCTTTGCTCTGGAGGCTGCCGGGTTGATTCAGAGTCTCTATCAAAGCTATGGAAGTGGCGGGATTTATAAGATTAAGTGTTATGTTGATAAAAATTTTCATGAAAATCTAAATCTGAAGAGTATTGCTAATCAATTTTATATGAATTCTGCCTATCTCGGACAAATATTCAAAAAAAACTATGGTATGTATTTCAACGACTACTTGCTCCAGCTGCGTATTACTGAGGCGAAGAAGCTTCTAAGACAGACCGACTTGCGGATTTATGAAATTGCCGAACAAGTGGGCTTTAAAAATGCTGATTATTTCGTGACTCAATTTGAAAAGCTGGGACAGATGACCCCTACGGAATATAGAAATCGGATCGGCAAGCGCTAAAGCGAGGAGGGGAAGGGGAATCTATGAATCTACTGAATAATATCCGGCTGCGGAACAAAATGTTTCTGGTATATTTCCTTGGTGTCATTGCTCCTATCATTCTGACGAATGCGATTTTTTATAATATTATTACCGAGAATGTAAAAGAACAAAGAATCAATGATATTGACCGTGCCGTGGAGCAAATTAAAAATGAATTCCAGTTAATGGTTGACCAAGGTGTAGGGTTGTCTTCCTTTTTTTATGCGGATTACAAAACCAATGAAGTGTTAAACATGAATTTCACGCATACGGAAGACTATGTAGAAGCCTATGATCTCTATTTAAGATCAATTCTGAACAATTACTCCCCGTTCTCTTCTTCTCTGCAAAACAAAACGATATATGTAGACAATCCCACGCTTTTGAATTCAGGAAATATCGGCATATTATCCGATGAGGTTCGTGAAGAAGCATGGTATAAGCTTTGGCTGAAGGATGCGACACCACAGCCTGTATTCGTTCGCATCGAAGACCCGGAGGGCAAGTTTCAATCTTTTTCGCTGCTGCGGAGAATGGATTATTTCGCGGATCGAATGGACAAGGAAAAGCTGATCAAACTTGACTTCAAGACGATTGATATCACAGAAATTTTTTCTAATTTGAATGTGAAGGGAGATATGTACCTGCTGGGTCCAGGAGACCGGATAGAATACACAACCAACCGGGCAATTGACTGGCAGGCTAATACCAAGCATCTGTACAGCTCCTTGAAATCAGATAATCTCATTCAATTTGAAAAGGGATATGGCAGCATTAGTTATCTGCGCGGCTGGAAGATCGTGGGTACCATCAATGAGCATGAGATTATTAAGGCGGAGGTGAAGTCCCGCTATTTCATTCTTTGGTCCGGTTGCGTAATGATGATTTTTCCTACTGTAATTATCTTATTTATTACAAGATCCATTAACGTACGGATTATCGAAATCCTGAAGCATATGAAGAAAGTAAAAACACAGAACTTCCAGATGATCATGTATGGGGAAGCCCGTGATGAAATCGGTCAGCTGACGCTCGAATTCAACAATATGATTATGCAGATTAAGACATTAATTAACGATGTGTATATCACGGCCATCCAGAAAAAATCACTTGAGCTGGAACGGCGGAAGGCGCAGCTGAATGCTCTTCAAAGTCAGATTAATCCCCATTTCCTGTTCAATGCGCTGGAAACGATACGGATGCGGAGTCTGCTTAAGCATGAGAAGGAGACAGCCAAAATGATTCAAAGTATGGCGATGATTCTACGCAGCTCTTTAACCTGGAATAAGGAATGGGTAACGGTGGAGGAGGAACTGGGTTTTATCATGTGCTTTTTAGAAATACAGAAATACCGTTTTGAAGACAAGTTGAAATACCAGGTTGATGTAGAGCCTGAGGCTCGTGCTTGTGTAGTCCCTAAGATGGTGTTTCTGCCCTTTGTGGAGAATGCCAGCATTCATGGAATTGAACCGCTGAAAAAAGGCGGGGGAATTGATATCCGGATTGGGATTGAGGAGGATTTTGTCGTTTTTTCGGTCAAAGACAATGGAATTGGCATGAACGGGGAACAGGTCAGCAGGCTGTATGATTACCTCAAGTCGGAGGAAATTATTGGTGACCGGATTGGGATACAGAATGTCATCTACAGAGGCAAAATGCTTTATGGCGACCGAATGGTATTTGAAGTACATAGCCATCCTGGTGAAGGAACACGGATCGTGCTAAAAATCCCATCGAATCCATAGTTTTCAAAGAATAAACCATAATTTAATGGGTAACGATGGGATGAAAACGCTTTTATACTAAGGGAGTAGCACACCATTCATATATAAGGGGGAGTAAAAGCAATGAGCAAAACCAGAAGAATGTGGCTTCTCTGTTTAACAGCCGTTTTATCGTTATCTATGATTACAGCTTGCTCTGGCAACAATAATACCAAGGGGAGTACAGGAACAGCGGAGCAGAGTGGTAATCCGACTACAGAAACCAAACAGGATAAAGTCACATTTAAAATTTTCAACGGGGTAGCCGGCTCGAAGGATGGTAATACCAATCAAACTACAATCGGTAAGCTTCTTGAGGATCAAACCGGTGTGAATTTTAAACTGGAGTTTGTAGTTGGTGACTTAAATACAAAGATTGGAACGATGATTGCCGCAAACGATTACCCTGATGTGCTGATTCCGGATGCAGCAATAGAAGAAGTGCTGAATGCAGGTGCTTTTATACCGCTCGATGATCTCATTGAGCAATACGGTCCGAATATCAAGCGGGTTTATGGAAAATCACTGAATCAAATGAAATCTAAAGATGGAAAAATCTATTTCCTCCCTATTGCCGCGCAGGTGAACGATTTTATTCCTGAGCCGGAAGCGGGAGCGGCTTTCTGGGTGCAGCGTCGTGTGCTGGAGGAAGCCGGATATCCCAAGATCAAAACGTTGGATCAGTATGTCGAGCTGATCACGAATTATCGGGAAAAGCATAAGGACGAAAATCTGACAGGATTAGTGTCACTTACACATGACTGGAGATTTTTTGCAACCTCCAATCCGCCTATGCACCTTATGGGCTATCCGAATGACGGCAACGTTATGGTAGATACCAACACTTGGGAAGCCAAAACGTATGCAGGTTCAGACGCCACCAAGAAGTGGCTGAAACAATTAAATACTCTCAATGCAAACGGACTTTTTGATAAAGCATCCTTTGTTGATAACTACGACCAGTATATCGCCAAATTAACTTCCCATAAGGTACTCGGCTTTTTCGATTACCGCTGGCAGGTAGACAATGCGCTTAATGTCCTGAAGGATGCGGCAAGAAAAGATCCTTCCCTGGACGGATATAATTATTTCCCGCTGCCGATAACCTTTGATGAAAATACCCCAGATGCTTATCTTGATCCTCCAGGCGGACTGGTAACCAACCGCGGAATCGGGATTACGGTCAGCGCCAAGGATCCGGTCCGAATCATTCAGTACTTTGACAATATGCTGACAGAAGAGAATCAAACACTGTTGTCATGGGGAATCAAGGGCGAAACCTATGAAGTAAATGAAGAAGGCCGCTACTATCGTACTCAAGAGCAAATTGACAAAATTGATGAGCCGTTCAGAGAAAGCTTTGGCTTCAAATATTACAGTTGGAACTGGCCAATGTATAATGCTACCTCTACACTTGCTGACGGCAATGCCCGAAATGTTGCCAGCCAGCCAGAGGTTTTCCAAATGACACTGACGGAGAAGGATAAACTCATTCTGGAGAAATATGGTGTTCAAACCTATAGCCAGTTGTATGCTGAGCCGGTCAGCCGTCCTTACTTCCCTGCTTGGGGATTTGCCAAGGAGCAAAATTCACCGGAACAGCTATGGGAAGCAAGCAAGGATGAAATGACGAAGAAGTACTTCCCGAAAATGGTAATGGCAGCTCCAGATAAGTTTGATGCCATATGGGAGGAGTATATGAAGGAGTTCGGTAAGCTAGACACTGCTGGCTATGAAAAATGGACAACGGAGCAAGTGAAGCTGAAGGTTGAGATGGCGAACCAGTAATCCTGTTTAGGAGAAAGGCCGGACTGCATCGGTTGAGGCTGGCCTTTCTGAATGTTTGCTTTACCCGTATGGTTTTGGAAGGAGAGAATAAAGGTGGACAAAAATACGGTATTGGCCATGTCACAGTCAAAGGCAAACAAACATCCGAGCCGAATCAGTGTTTTCTTTCAAAAGCTGTTTCAACAGCGTGCCCTCGCTATCATGTCCGTTCCCTTTTTAATATGGCTAATTATATTTAAATATTTACCGCTATGGGGCTGGACCATCGCTTTCCAGGATTATAAGCCGGCTAAGAAATTTATGGATCAAGCCTGGATTGGGTTCGAGCATTTTAAATTTTTGTTCGGGGATGATCGGTTTCTCAGGGTTCTTCGGAATACGCTGGCGATGAGCTCGATTAATCTGATTTTTGGCTTCGTTACAGCGATTACACTTGCTTTGCTGCTTAATGAAATACGCAATATTGCCTTTAAACGTGTAGTTCAGACAGTCAGCTATTTACCTCACTTTATATCATGGGTGGTAGCCGCGAGCATTATCCAAACGACTCTGTCGCCGGATGGAACGATCAATCAATTGTTGGTAGGGTTAGGCTTTATTGATCGCGGTAGTGAGATATTGTTCTTAGGCATTCCTGAGTATTTCTGGACCATATTCGGAGCCAGCTCTATCTGGAAAGACATAGGATGGAATACCATTGTGTATCTGGCGGCGATGACCACGATTGATCCTACACAATATGAAGCTGCAGAGATTGACGGTGCGAACCGTTTCAAAAAGATGATCTATATTACATTGCCTGGTATTAAATCTGTTGTGATCATACTGCTAATTATGAATATCGGATATCTGCTGGAGTCGGGATTCGAACCACAATATTTGCTAGGCAACGGCATGAATGTGGATTATTCCGAAAACATCGATATTTTCGTGTTGAAATACGGGATTGCCCAGAGTAATTTCTCTCTTTCCATTGCAGCAGGCATGTTCAAGACCGTGGTCAGCTTCATTCTCTTGTTCATAGCGAATAACGCTGCGAAACGCATGGGCGAAGCCAGGCTGTATTAGAAAAGGAGGAGCACGAATGGAAACCGTAGCAGTCAAAAAGAATAAACGGAACAAGCATCAAATGAACTCTTCCATCGGTGACCGCTTGTTCATCATTTGCAACTACAGCTTTATGATTTTTTTGATGATCATTACTCTCTACCCTTTTTTGAATGTACTTGCGGTTTCTCTCAACAGTGCACAGGATTCAATAAAAGGCGGAATATATCTGCTGCCAAGAGAGTGGACACTCGCTAACTATAGCTACATTTTTAGAGAGGCGACCATTTTTCATGCGACTTTCATATCAGTCCTGCGCACAGTCATAGGAACCGTCGTCACAGTCTTCTGCTCAGCCATGGTGGCTTTTACGCTTAGCAGACAGGAATATGTGCTGCGCAAATTCATCACCGTGGCCTTCATTATGACCATGTATTTTAACGGAGGATTGATTCCTAATTATCTCCTTATGAGAGACATGGGGCTGGTGGGCAGCTTCTGGGTGTATATTCTTCCGGGTATCATTGGCGTTTTCAACCTGATCATTATCCGTTCCTTTATTGAGAATCTTCCAGAAAGTATTCTTGAGTCGGCAAAAATTGACGGTGCAGGAGATTACAGAACCTTTTTCAGTATTATTTTGCCGTTAACGGTGCCCGTGCTTGCAACGGTAGCTTTATTTTCCGGGGTATACCAATGGAATATGTGGTTTGACGTATTTCTTTATAATTCATCAGACAGCAATTTAAGCACCTTGCAATATGAACTGCAGAAAATTTTACAGAACTCCAATACGACCACCGGAACATCCAGCATGGATGGAATGATTCAAGGGGCCACCGGAGGACAGCAAAATATGGTTACGCCTATGGCAGTTCGTGCTACGATGACGATTGTTGCCTCGGTGCCGATTATTATGGTGTATCCGTTCCTGCAGAAATATTTTGTTAAAGGCATGATGGTAGGCGGAGTAAAAGGGTAAGTTCGAGCTTATATTCAGAGAGGAGCGAATGCATGTTAAGAGAAGTGCATGTTGAGAATGGTATCGTTCAAGGTCTGCCAGCGGCTGATCCGCGTATTACCAGCTTCAAGGGAATTCCGTTCGCAGCCCCGCCTGTTGGAGAGAACCGCTGGCGTGCTCCTCAGCCTGTGCAAAGCTGGGATGGGAAACGGAAAGCGTATGATTTTGCCCCCATTTCAATGCAAGCACCGACTGTCATTGATATCAATAATATTTATTCCCGGGAATGGGCAGTTGATCCAAACCTTCCGATGGATGAAGACTGTCTTTACCTTAATGTGTGGACACCTGCCAAACAGACCGATGAGAAGCTTCCTGTTTTTGTATGGTATTTTGGCGGAGGGTTCCAGGTCGGACATACGGCCGAAATGGAGTTTGACGGCGAACGTATTGCCCGCAGAGGAATTGTCGTAGTAACCGTGAATTACCGCTTGAATGCCTTTGGCTTTCTAAGCCATCCTGAAATTACTGCCGAATCGCCCGATGCTCCCGCGAATTTTGGACATCTTGATCAGCAGGCGGGTACGCAGTGGGTGAAACGAAACATTGCTGCTTTTGGCGGAGATCCTGATCAAATCACAATAGGGGGACAGTCAGCTGGCGGCGGCAGTGTGCTGAGCCAGCTGACCTCGCCGCAAAATGAGGGGCTGTTCCAGCGGGCCGTGATTATGAGCGGTGTCTTTACTCCGCTCTACCCAAACAACCCAGTGCCTCCAAGAAACCGATCCCTAAGGACGGCTGAGGAGGAAGGAGCGTCCTTCTTTGAATTTATAGGTGTGTCGACTCTGGAAGAGGCTCGCAAACTGGATGCCGTATATATTCGCGATAAAATGCTAGATTATAGGGGATTATGGGGAACAGTTGTGGACCAAGTGTACTGTAAAGGCAATCCCTATGACCTTTTTCTGAAGGGGCAGCAACATAAGGTACCGATTATGCTGGGAAATACCGCCTCCGAATTTTTCAGTGTACCCGTTGTCAGCAGCGTGGATGAATTCAGAGCTATGGCTGTTGAAATGTTCGGCGAGGAAGCGAAGGAATACCTTGAGCTATTTGCTGATCATTCAGAAAATCTGAAGGAAATGATAAGTCAGGCTTCCGTTAACCATATTGAATACGCGGCCCGTGTTTCCGTTAAGGCCAACAGTGATTCCGGCAGCGGCGTCCCTATGTACTATTACACTTTTGATGCCGACATTCCAGGCTGGGACAATCCGGGAACCTTTCATTCGGTGGATCTGTGGTTTCACTTCGAGACACTGGCCAAATGCTGGCGGCCCTTTGTGGGCAAGCATTATGATCTTGCCCGTCAGATGTGCAACTATCTTGCCTATTTCATTGGCACGGGAGATCCAAATGGTAAAGATTCAACCGGAGAGGATATGCCTCTATGGAAACCGTGTACAGCGGAAGCACCATACGGCATGAAATTTGCGGAAAAGGCGGAGTTTGTGGAGAAGCTTCCGGGTGAGGTTATGCAATTTCTGGTCAGGCAATATTTCAAGCGTTAAGCAAGAGCAATTTTTTGGTTTTGCACCTTGCTCCGAAATCCTATTCTTAGCTAAGAAGCTGGCGCTTGATAAACAAGGCACCAGCTTTTTTGCTGAGAAAACATATTCCATTCATGTTCCTTGGTTTCTTACTCTATCAAACAAAAATCGGCTGGCTAATTAATTTGAACCAACTGCCATTGCTGATTCAGATCGCCTCGGTATAAATTTTGTTGGATCTTCGCACCATTTGCCGTGGAGGATGCCAGCACTTCAACTGCTTTGTTGCTATTCACATTAAGCATGCTCCAGTATCCGTTACTCAGCTTGATCAATCGAAACTGTTGTGCTGTATTAGAGAGATCCTGCATAAGCTGAATCGCTTCCCCGTTGTTTTTCGTTCCGTTACGAACATCCATGACTTTATTGTCAGATGAGCTCACGCTCCGCAACTTGTAATAGTTGTTATAGGTTCCTTGATTCGTAACGACCCAGCGCTGCGCCGCCGTATTATTGTCCGTCGACTGTTGAAGCTGCAGGGCGTTCGTATTTTGCCCGCCCGGCACCTCGAGTGTTTTGCCCGATGCACGGTTCACAAGCTTGTACGTGGCACCATTCGTCACTCCATTCCAAACACCATTCCAAGGATTGAACTGGGCGCGTTCATAATACCATTCAAAAATAAAACGGGCCATCCCATCGCGGGCTGTATTGCCATCATACAGCAAGCCAGCTGTCGGGTCTGCGAACGAGCTTCTTGTGCCGGAATTCAGCAAAAACCCGTTCATATGGACGGCAATGCTCACATTGCCTGCTGCTGTGAAGATCGCTTTCGTGTTTTTGCCGAATCCCTCGTTTGAACCGTTAAACAGCTCCCAATAGGAGGAGTCTCCGGGTTGTTTCTTAAACCAGGTGGTTTCCGTAATATTGATTGGATAATTATCAGCGCAAGGCTTAATATTGGTATCCCACTGCTGCTGTAAAGGCGCATAATTGTCATTGGCGCCATAGCCTGGATACCAATGGACCGAATAACCAACATTGTTCAGTGGATCCGTCAGTGGATACGCTGCGCATAATTGATAGTATTGATCCCAGCCGAGTCCCGCCGCCCAGACAACGTTATCTGCGCCTTTACTGCGGATTGTAGAAATCATCGAGTTTTGGAAATTTTTGAGCGAGTTCCAGTGAGCAACGAAATTGGACTGGGAAGGATTTCCGCCCCAAACACCGTTAACATCGGATAATACAGGCTCATTGATTAGCTCGAACATGACGTTATCCGCGCTCTTAATGCCGGGCTGGTCAGCTAGGTAGCCCCAGATCTGATTGAATTTAGCAAGGTTGTCGGGCGTTGTCGCTTGGTTGTTATTCAATGTGTAATCGAGACCGAGTGTTACATATAGGCCTTTGGTCTTAGCATAGTTGATATAAGGAATGATTACGTTCTGGGTGACGGCCTGCAAACCAGCAAAGTTATAGGTGCCCGCTGCAACGTCTCCCATGTCTTCCCGATCTATGAATAGACGGACCTGATTCATATACCATCCATGGTTGTTGCCGTATTTGGCGGAAGTGCTCGTAAAGGTATCGGTAATATCCTTCAAATATTCCAGAATAGCAGCATGCCGATTCCCGCCGTTCTGATTCAGATAGTAGTTGCTGTTCTGATAGGTCCAATAAGCACCGGAAGGCTGATGCCACCCGCTAAGCAATACGGGCTGACCGTCAGTGTTTACCAACTGGTTACCATTAACATGGAGCTTGGACATTGGCATGCCAACCCAGGCTTCTGCCGGATTTCCGCTTAGCAGCATCGGTGATATCAATAGTGCGAGAAGCAGCATAACCTTGACTCCTAAACTAACTTTCTTCTTACTCATTCGATACATCTCCCTTATTTTTTTGATTTATGTGAATCATGGTAGTAATTAGGTAGGGTGGAGCGGCCAATACCTTTCTCTTTGGTGGCGAGTTTTCCAATGGAACTAAATGTATGCGCTTGCAAAATGAGTTTACTACTAGACAATGGTCGACGGCAACCTGTCGAATTATGGGGTATGCCCCGCTTAACTCTACTTTGGGGGGATGAGAAAGAAGTATGAATCGACAGGTTGTTAGTAATGAATGGAAGTACTACACTGTTGGCAGTGAAGTACTTCCATTAAGGAAAGGAAGATAATGAACATGGCTAAATATCATTTAATATTGAATAACGCACCAGCAGGGTATGACCAATATGGGGAAACAATCGCCCACGGAAAAATAGACACGGTTGAATATTTCTCAAGAACGGTAGGCACCTCACGCAAAATGATGATTTACACCCCACCCGGATATACAGAGAATCAAAGGTATAACGTACTTTATTTATTGCACGGTATCGGTGGGGACGAAACGGAATGGTACCATCATGGCAATCCGCAAGTTATTCTTGATAATTTGTATGCAGCGCGCAAGCTTGCGCCGATGATCGTCGTCATGCCAAACGGTCGGGCAATGCCCAATGATCGAGCGGAGGGAAATCTATTCGATACTGATAAGCTGAAGGCTTTCGAGGATTTTGAATATGATTTGTTACATGAAATCATTCCATTTATAGAATCAAACTATTCGGTTCTGGCCGAAAGAGAGAATCGTGCGCTTGCCGGTTTATCTATGGGCGGAGGGCAATCGCTGAATATCGGGTTGAGGAATCTCGACCATTTTGCATGGATTGGCGGTTTCTCTTCTGCTCCTAATACAAAGGCACCTGAACGGCTAGTACCTAATCCTGAGGAAACAACCTCGAAACTTAAGCTGCTCTGGCTTTCATGCGGAGTGCTGGATAATCTTAAACATGTCAGCGACCTGACACATGCTTATTTGTCC
This genomic window contains:
- a CDS encoding sensor histidine kinase, translating into MNLLNNIRLRNKMFLVYFLGVIAPIILTNAIFYNIITENVKEQRINDIDRAVEQIKNEFQLMVDQGVGLSSFFYADYKTNEVLNMNFTHTEDYVEAYDLYLRSILNNYSPFSSSLQNKTIYVDNPTLLNSGNIGILSDEVREEAWYKLWLKDATPQPVFVRIEDPEGKFQSFSLLRRMDYFADRMDKEKLIKLDFKTIDITEIFSNLNVKGDMYLLGPGDRIEYTTNRAIDWQANTKHLYSSLKSDNLIQFEKGYGSISYLRGWKIVGTINEHEIIKAEVKSRYFILWSGCVMMIFPTVIILFITRSINVRIIEILKHMKKVKTQNFQMIMYGEARDEIGQLTLEFNNMIMQIKTLINDVYITAIQKKSLELERRKAQLNALQSQINPHFLFNALETIRMRSLLKHEKETAKMIQSMAMILRSSLTWNKEWVTVEEELGFIMCFLEIQKYRFEDKLKYQVDVEPEARACVVPKMVFLPFVENASIHGIEPLKKGGGIDIRIGIEEDFVVFSVKDNGIGMNGEQVSRLYDYLKSEEIIGDRIGIQNVIYRGKMLYGDRMVFEVHSHPGEGTRIVLKIPSNP
- a CDS encoding ABC transporter substrate-binding protein, whose translation is MSKTRRMWLLCLTAVLSLSMITACSGNNNTKGSTGTAEQSGNPTTETKQDKVTFKIFNGVAGSKDGNTNQTTIGKLLEDQTGVNFKLEFVVGDLNTKIGTMIAANDYPDVLIPDAAIEEVLNAGAFIPLDDLIEQYGPNIKRVYGKSLNQMKSKDGKIYFLPIAAQVNDFIPEPEAGAAFWVQRRVLEEAGYPKIKTLDQYVELITNYREKHKDENLTGLVSLTHDWRFFATSNPPMHLMGYPNDGNVMVDTNTWEAKTYAGSDATKKWLKQLNTLNANGLFDKASFVDNYDQYIAKLTSHKVLGFFDYRWQVDNALNVLKDAARKDPSLDGYNYFPLPITFDENTPDAYLDPPGGLVTNRGIGITVSAKDPVRIIQYFDNMLTEENQTLLSWGIKGETYEVNEEGRYYRTQEQIDKIDEPFRESFGFKYYSWNWPMYNATSTLADGNARNVASQPEVFQMTLTEKDKLILEKYGVQTYSQLYAEPVSRPYFPAWGFAKEQNSPEQLWEASKDEMTKKYFPKMVMAAPDKFDAIWEEYMKEFGKLDTAGYEKWTTEQVKLKVEMANQ
- a CDS encoding ABC transporter permease subunit; translated protein: MSQSKANKHPSRISVFFQKLFQQRALAIMSVPFLIWLIIFKYLPLWGWTIAFQDYKPAKKFMDQAWIGFEHFKFLFGDDRFLRVLRNTLAMSSINLIFGFVTAITLALLLNEIRNIAFKRVVQTVSYLPHFISWVVAASIIQTTLSPDGTINQLLVGLGFIDRGSEILFLGIPEYFWTIFGASSIWKDIGWNTIVYLAAMTTIDPTQYEAAEIDGANRFKKMIYITLPGIKSVVIILLIMNIGYLLESGFEPQYLLGNGMNVDYSENIDIFVLKYGIAQSNFSLSIAAGMFKTVVSFILLFIANNAAKRMGEARLY
- a CDS encoding carbohydrate ABC transporter permease → MNSSIGDRLFIICNYSFMIFLMIITLYPFLNVLAVSLNSAQDSIKGGIYLLPREWTLANYSYIFREATIFHATFISVLRTVIGTVVTVFCSAMVAFTLSRQEYVLRKFITVAFIMTMYFNGGLIPNYLLMRDMGLVGSFWVYILPGIIGVFNLIIIRSFIENLPESILESAKIDGAGDYRTFFSIILPLTVPVLATVALFSGVYQWNMWFDVFLYNSSDSNLSTLQYELQKILQNSNTTTGTSSMDGMIQGATGGQQNMVTPMAVRATMTIVASVPIIMVYPFLQKYFVKGMMVGGVKG
- a CDS encoding carboxylesterase family protein, yielding MLREVHVENGIVQGLPAADPRITSFKGIPFAAPPVGENRWRAPQPVQSWDGKRKAYDFAPISMQAPTVIDINNIYSREWAVDPNLPMDEDCLYLNVWTPAKQTDEKLPVFVWYFGGGFQVGHTAEMEFDGERIARRGIVVVTVNYRLNAFGFLSHPEITAESPDAPANFGHLDQQAGTQWVKRNIAAFGGDPDQITIGGQSAGGGSVLSQLTSPQNEGLFQRAVIMSGVFTPLYPNNPVPPRNRSLRTAEEEGASFFEFIGVSTLEEARKLDAVYIRDKMLDYRGLWGTVVDQVYCKGNPYDLFLKGQQHKVPIMLGNTASEFFSVPVVSSVDEFRAMAVEMFGEEAKEYLELFADHSENLKEMISQASVNHIEYAARVSVKANSDSGSGVPMYYYTFDADIPGWDNPGTFHSVDLWFHFETLAKCWRPFVGKHYDLARQMCNYLAYFIGTGDPNGKDSTGEDMPLWKPCTAEAPYGMKFAEKAEFVEKLPGEVMQFLVRQYFKR
- a CDS encoding RICIN domain-containing protein, yielding MSKKKVSLGVKVMLLLALLISPMLLSGNPAEAWVGMPMSKLHVNGNQLVNTDGQPVLLSGWHQPSGAYWTYQNSNYYLNQNGGNRHAAILEYLKDITDTFTSTSAKYGNNHGWYMNQVRLFIDREDMGDVAAGTYNFAGLQAVTQNVIIPYINYAKTKGLYVTLGLDYTLNNNQATTPDNLAKFNQIWGYLADQPGIKSADNVMFELINEPVLSDVNGVWGGNPSQSNFVAHWNSLKNFQNSMISTIRSKGADNVVWAAGLGWDQYYQLCAAYPLTDPLNNVGYSVHWYPGYGANDNYAPLQQQWDTNIKPCADNYPINITETTWFKKQPGDSSYWELFNGSNEGFGKNTKAIFTAAGNVSIAVHMNGFLLNSGTRSSFADPTAGLLYDGNTARDGMARFIFEWYYERAQFNPWNGVWNGVTNGATYKLVNRASGKTLEVPGGQNTNALQLQQSTDNNTAAQRWVVTNQGTYNNYYKLRSVSSSDNKVMDVRNGTKNNGEAIQLMQDLSNTAQQFRLIKLSNGYWSMLNVNSNKAVEVLASSTANGAKIQQNLYRGDLNQQWQLVQIN
- a CDS encoding alpha/beta hydrolase-fold protein, which encodes MAKYHLILNNAPAGYDQYGETIAHGKIDTVEYFSRTVGTSRKMMIYTPPGYTENQRYNVLYLLHGIGGDETEWYHHGNPQVILDNLYAARKLAPMIVVMPNGRAMPNDRAEGNLFDTDKLKAFEDFEYDLLHEIIPFIESNYSVLAERENRALAGLSMGGGQSLNIGLRNLDHFAWIGGFSSAPNTKAPERLVPNPEETTSKLKLLWLSCGVLDNLKHVSDLTHAYLSQYNVPHIWYEESGGHDWPVWKNDLFHFSQLIFQKFQV